Genomic segment of Streptomyces sp. NA02950:
GCGAACTGTCCCGGCTCATCGGCCGTCCCACCACACCGCTGGCGGACGCGGTCACGGCGGCTCTCGGGGACCTCACGGCCACCCAGGGCTGACCCGTCGCACCATCCCCTCCTCTGTCATCACCGTATTCATGAGACGGAAATGACAGGCGGCTTCCCGGGCGCTACCTTCATCAGGTCACCAGGGACGTCCCACGCGTCGGGGAGGGGTTATGAAGCCGCAGCAACAGGACCGTGCCGGGCTCCTCTACGGCTTCGCCGCCTACGGCATGTGGGGGCTGGTGCCACTCTTCTGGCCGCTGCTGGAGCCCGCGAACGCGGTGGAGATCCTCGCCCACCGGATGGTGTGGTCACTGGCGGCCGTCGGGCTGATCCTGCTCGCGCTGCGCCGCTGGGCCTGGATCCGGCCGCTGCTGCGGGAGCCCCGGCGGCTGGGCCTGATCGCGATCGCCGCGAGCGTCATCTCGGTCAACTGGGGCCTGTACATCTGGGGCGTCAACAGCGGGCACGTTGTCGAGACCGCCCTCGGCTACTTCATCAACCCCCTGGTCAGCATCGCCTTCGGGGTGCTGCTGCTGCGTGAGCGGCTGCGCCCGGCGCAGTGGGCGGCGGTCGGCGTCGGGGCGCTGGCCGTGGTGGTGCTGTCCATCGGCTACGGCAAACTGCCCTGGATCGCGCTCACCCTCGCCTTCACCTTCGCCACCTACGGTCTGGTGAAGAAGCGGATCGGGCTGGGCGGGCTGGAGTCGCTGGCCGCCGAGACCGCCGTCCAGTTCCTGCCCGCCCTCGGTTTCCTGGTGTTCCTCGGGGCGCGCGGCGACAGCACGTTCGGCAGCGGGGGCGCGGGCCACTCGGCGCTGCTGGCGAGCTGCGGTGTCATCACCGCGCTGCCGCTGATCTGTTTCGGGGCGTCCGCGGTGCGGCTTCCGCTGTCGACGATCGGGATGCTCCAGTACATCGCGCCCATCTTCCAGTTCACCCTCGGTCTGGTGGTCTTCCACGAGTCGATGCCGCCGGAGCGGTGGGCGGGCTTCGCCCTGGTCTGGCTTGCGCTCACCCTGCTGACCTGGGACGCGCTGCACACCTCGCACCGGGCGCGGCGGGAGTTGGCCGACGTCGCCGCGCGGGCGGGACTGTCCCCGGCCGGTGCCGCCTCCGGTTCCGATGCGGTACCGGAGGCGGTCGCCGGGGCCGCCGCGGGAGTGATGCCCGATGTCATCCCGGGCGCCGGTCCAAAGACCGCCCCCGACGCCGCTCCGGACGCTGTCCCGGACGCCGTGCCGGACCTCGCCCCGGGTACGGCCCCGGAGAAGCACGGCGGCTCGATATCCGGCGGCTGATGTCCGATTTCCGCTCTTGACGCGGAGTCAGCACCACCCGGACCATCAGCCGCATCACCACCGCGCCGCCGGTTCACCGCTCCATCGCCCCCCACGGGCACGTGTATCACACAGCGTCACGTCATTCCGTCCTGTCCTCGTTCGGAATTCGGAGCCCCCCATGTCGTCATCGGCAGATCGGCACCCCACCACTCCCCGAAGATCCTGGCTGCGCCGCACCACGACCGCCGCGGCCGTCGGCACCGCGATCGCCGCCCTGGTCGGGGCAGCGCCCACGGCCGCACCGGGCGGTACCGCCGCGGCGGCCACCCGCCCCGCGGCGTCCGGCAGTGCCCTGGCCGCACCGGACATCCCGGTGGCCAATGTGAAGGCCCACCTCGGCCAGCTCCAGTCCATCGCCACCGCCAACAGCGGCAACCGCGCGCACGGCCGCCCGGGCTACAAGGCGTCCCTCGACTACATCAAGGCCAAGCTGGACGCCGCCGGATTCACCACCACCGTGCAGCAGTTCAGCTACTTCGGCAGCACCGGCTACAACCTCATCGCCGACTGGCCCGGCGGGGACACCAACAACGTGGTGTTCGCCGGGGCCCATCTGGACTCCGTCTCCGCGGGGCCCGGCATCAACGACAACGGCTCGGGGTCCGCCGCCGTCCTGGAGACCGCGCTCACCGTCGCCCGCACGGGGGCCCGGCCCACCAAGCATCTGCGGTTCGGCTGGTGGGGCGCCGAGGAGAAGGGAATGGTCGGGTCCAGGAACTACGTCAACCGGCTGTCCTCCACCGACCGCGCCAAGGTCGACGCCTATCTCAACTTCGACATGATCGGCTCGCCCAACCCGGGCTACTTCGTCTACGACGACGACCCGGGCATCGAGTCGGTGTTCAAGCAGTACTTCGCCGCCCAGAACATCGCCACCGAGCCCGAGACCGAGGGCGACGGCCGCTCGGACCACGCCTCGTTCCAGGATGCGGGCATCCCGGTGGGCGGGCTGTTCAGCGGCGCCGACTACCGCAAGACGGCGGCCCAGGCCCAGAAGTGGGGCGGTACCTCCGGGCAGCCGTTCGACAGCTGCTACCACCGCTCCTGTGACACCACGAGCAACATCAACGACACCGCCCTGGACCGCAACAGCGACGCCATCGGGTACGCGGTCTGGACCCTGAGCGGCGCCTGATCGCCCGCCCCCCGTCGGTATCGCGCCGTGTTCGGCCCGGTGGCTCAGGCCGTGATGTCCTTCGCGGTGAACCGGGCCCAGGCCGCCGAGCCGAACACGGCCGCGTACAGCCCCTGCAACCCCAGGTTCTTGACCAGGTCGTCCCAGTAGACCGGGTCCCGGAGCAGATCCGCGAAGCTCAGCCAGTAGTGCGGGAAGAGATACGGGTGGATCGCGTGCAGCTGCGGGATGGTGTCCAGGATCTGCGTGGTGATCACCAGCCCCACGGTCGTGGCCATGGCCGCGATACCGCTGTTGGTCAGGGTGGAGATGAACACGCCCACCGTGGCGATCCCCACCAGCGACAGCGCCACGACGGCCGCCACGCCCAGGGCCCGCACCAGCCCGTCGCCGAACGGGACGGTGGTGCCGGAGATCAGGGTGATGTCCCCGAGCGGGAAGAGCAGCGCCCCGGTCGCCAGTCCGGTGACGGCCACCACCAGCGTCGCCAGCAGGCAGAAGGCCAGGACGGCGGTGAACTTGGCCAGCAGCAGCCGGGTCCGGCCCGCGGGCGCCACCAGCAGATAGCGCAGTGTCCCGGAGCCCGCCTCGCCCGCGATCGAGTCCCCGGCGATCACACCGATCGCCATCGGCAGGAAGACGGGCAGCGTCGCCGCCAGCGCGGCGAAGACCAGGAAGATCCCGTTGTTGGTGATCTGGGAGAAGAACGCCGGGGCCTCTCCCTCGCCGCCGCCCCCGCCGCCCTGTCCGATCCCGCCGCCATCGCTGGTCTCGATCTTCACCGCGATGCCGATGAGGACCGGAACGGCCGCGAGCACCCCGAGCAGGGCCAGGGTCCGCCAGCGCCGGAAGGTGGTGGTCAGCTCACTGCGGAAGAGCGCCGATGTCCACAGCGGACGCGGTCGGCGCACCGCCGGTGCCTCCGGTGTTCCGGCCTCAGCCCGCGACATCGAAACCCTCCCCGGTCAGCGCCACGAAGGCGTCCTCCAGCGAGGCGCGCTCGGTGCCGAAGGCCCGGACCCGCACCCCTTCGCGTACCAGTGCGGCGTTGAGATCCGCCAGTTCCAGGGGGGTCCGGGGCAGCTCGCCGAGCACGCGCTCGTCGAGCACCACCAGATCGGTCACCCCGTGCTCCTTCAGGACGCGGACCGCGTCCGTCGGATCCGGAGTGGTGACCGACAGCCGGCCGCGGCTGCTCGCGGCCAGTTCGGCCACGGTGCCCTGAGTGATCAGCTTTCCCTGGGCCATGACGGCCGCGTGGGTGCAGACCTGCTCGATCTCGTCGAGCAGATGGGAGGAGAGGAAGACCGTGGTCCCCTCCCCCGCCAGCGCCCGCACCAGACTGCGGA
This window contains:
- a CDS encoding ABC transporter permease, with the translated sequence MSRAEAGTPEAPAVRRPRPLWTSALFRSELTTTFRRWRTLALLGVLAAVPVLIGIAVKIETSDGGGIGQGGGGGGEGEAPAFFSQITNNGIFLVFAALAATLPVFLPMAIGVIAGDSIAGEAGSGTLRYLLVAPAGRTRLLLAKFTAVLAFCLLATLVVAVTGLATGALLFPLGDITLISGTTVPFGDGLVRALGVAAVVALSLVGIATVGVFISTLTNSGIAAMATTVGLVITTQILDTIPQLHAIHPYLFPHYWLSFADLLRDPVYWDDLVKNLGLQGLYAAVFGSAAWARFTAKDITA
- a CDS encoding M28 family metallopeptidase, whose amino-acid sequence is MSSSADRHPTTPRRSWLRRTTTAAAVGTAIAALVGAAPTAAPGGTAAAATRPAASGSALAAPDIPVANVKAHLGQLQSIATANSGNRAHGRPGYKASLDYIKAKLDAAGFTTTVQQFSYFGSTGYNLIADWPGGDTNNVVFAGAHLDSVSAGPGINDNGSGSAAVLETALTVARTGARPTKHLRFGWWGAEEKGMVGSRNYVNRLSSTDRAKVDAYLNFDMIGSPNPGYFVYDDDPGIESVFKQYFAAQNIATEPETEGDGRSDHASFQDAGIPVGGLFSGADYRKTAAQAQKWGGTSGQPFDSCYHRSCDTTSNINDTALDRNSDAIGYAVWTLSGA
- the rarD gene encoding EamA family transporter RarD encodes the protein MKPQQQDRAGLLYGFAAYGMWGLVPLFWPLLEPANAVEILAHRMVWSLAAVGLILLALRRWAWIRPLLREPRRLGLIAIAASVISVNWGLYIWGVNSGHVVETALGYFINPLVSIAFGVLLLRERLRPAQWAAVGVGALAVVVLSIGYGKLPWIALTLAFTFATYGLVKKRIGLGGLESLAAETAVQFLPALGFLVFLGARGDSTFGSGGAGHSALLASCGVITALPLICFGASAVRLPLSTIGMLQYIAPIFQFTLGLVVFHESMPPERWAGFALVWLALTLLTWDALHTSHRARRELADVAARAGLSPAGAASGSDAVPEAVAGAAAGVMPDVIPGAGPKTAPDAAPDAVPDAVPDLAPGTAPEKHGGSISGG